The Thermacetogenium phaeum DSM 12270 genome segment TTATCTAATCTTTAACTTTTTCTGGGCTATTAAAAATAAATATCCCTCCTACTGATTGACAACCGCCTTCTGGCCTGCTTCGAGAATCCCTCTTCTCATCTCCGTAGCTGTAATGTGCTCTGCCTGGAATTTTTCGGCAAGGTACCTGCAGGCATCCCAGGGATCCACTTTTTCTCCACAGGTGAAGACATCTACTGCTGCATACCCTAACTCAGGCCAGGTATGGATCGCCAGATGGGACTCAGAAATAACAACAACGCCACTGACCCCTTGAGGGCTGAATTTATGGAAGACGCTTTCCCTGATCTCGGCTCCTGCTGCCAGTGCTGCATCGACCATAAACTGCTTGACTTTTTCTGTACTGTTCAGGGTCTCCCAAGCGCAACCATAAAATTCAGCTAAAATGTGACGCCCCAAAGAGTTGACATTTGTCATTAATAGTCTCAACCTCCTTTGATAAACTATTGCCGTA includes the following:
- the speD gene encoding adenosylmethionine decarboxylase yields the protein MTNVNSLGRHILAEFYGCAWETLNSTEKVKQFMVDAALAAGAEIRESVFHKFSPQGVSGVVVISESHLAIHTWPELGYAAVDVFTCGEKVDPWDACRYLAEKFQAEHITATEMRRGILEAGQKAVVNQ